The Oncorhynchus nerka isolate Pitt River linkage group LG13, Oner_Uvic_2.0, whole genome shotgun sequence sequence acaatccctccatcagtgctcagactgtcctcaataggctgagagaggctggactgagggattgtaggcctgttctaaggcaggtcctcaccagacatcaccggcaacaacgtcgcctatgggcacaaacccaccgtcgctggaccagacaggactggcaaaaagtgctcttcactgacgagtcgaggtattgtctcaccaggggtgatggtcggattcccGTTTGTCGTcggaggaatgagcgttacaccaaggcctatactctggagcgggatcgatttggaggtggagagtccgtcatggtctggggcggtgtgtcacagcatcatcggactgaacttgtcattgcaggcaatcacaACGCTCTGAGTTACAGGGAagatatcctcctccctcatgtggtacccttcctgcaggctcaaccTGACATGACccaccagcatgacaatgccaccagccatactgctcgttctgtgcgtgatttcccgcaaaacagaaatgtcagtgttctgccatggccagcgaagatctcaaatctcaatcccattgagcatgccTGGGACCTGTTGCATTGTTGGGCTAAGGCCATttccccccccagaaatgtccaccaaggcaggtgccttggtggaagagtggggtaacatctcacagcaagtactggcaaatctggtgcagtccatgaggaggagattcactgcagtacttagtttctggtgtggccaccagctgcattgacTTActtttgaacccccccccccccctttgttcagggacacattattccatttctgttagtcacatgtccgtggaccttgttcagtttgtctcagtcgTTGAcacttgttatgttcatacaaatatttacacatgttaagtttgctgaaaataaatgcagttgacagtgagaggacatatctttttttgctgagtttatttatttCCTTTattaccctaccacccctccctcctattgGAGCAAACTAGTGAACAACAACATTTAGGCCTGTATTTCCAGCTTGTACAtgctatatacattttatggacaGTTTATTTTACAATAGTTTTATTTTGTTTTTAACTCGTCcttcctcaacctctcccatataTTTATGATgcccatccagtttgatttctatttttCATATCTTTCAAACTGTAGTCTTTCAAAAAAGTTCCTAACCTATATATGTTTTACGGGCATAGTATGTTTTACATTAGTTGTTATttgtcccaaccttcagctccattcaacccctcccatctatctctttataccattctatttgccatatctttttcaactgtgctgtgatgtttcacaaaagctCTGAACCTTTCCATTCTCATTGTTTCTATAGATTGTAaattgaaaataaatattttttactgaagtattattatattattgatcgattgactgacTTTTCAGATCATCTGCACTTTATTGCCGGAAAGTAAAATAACGTTATTAACTGATTTCCCCTGTTTTTAAAGTAACGGTTCTGTTCTGGAACTGTATAGATCAATCTCCTTCACGGTTCTGAATCTCTTTCATGACATTtttgttatattctggtgttctgttccctgaaccggttccaacccctgGCCATTACCACTAAATACAGAATTTTAAATCCCATCAAATTGTGCCATGGTTccaaaaaggttgggaacccACTCCTGATGTGACTgctctgtgttgttgtcctcaGGAAGAGATCCCTCGCCAGCTGCAGTACATCTGTCTCTACCTACTGCACGTCTCTGCAGCATACCTGCTCAAGTAAGCACATGTACAAGCTACAGTTGGGATGTGACAAATGTTCTTAATGTTTAAAACTGCcactttttaattttatttttattttttattgttccTGCATGGCATCTTGTAGTCTGGTTCTAGACATGCCGTTGACAATGGTTGCATATCAACCGCAATCCTTTCTGTAATCAGTGCGGTGTGATTTCTCATTCCATCCCTTATCGCACTGCTGCCAGCAACCAGGGTCTCGCGGTGCCTCCCTTTCAGCACCTGTACTGCCACTGTAGCTCAATTCCACCTCACTAAGTTTGCATTTCACAACCTTCTTATCCAACTTCTCAAAGTATCGCCATTACAGGACTTCGCTGCAGTCACTTCCTTGTCTCACGCTGCAATTATTTTCAATTGTTAACGAGGATAACTTGAAAGATGAATATCTCCGTTTCTTTTAAAACCTTAACAATTTAATTTAAACGTGACATCCCTAATAGAAGCACGTGCACATAAGCTCCTAATATTCGCACAAATGCATATAAAATCGCATGAGCACCCAAAACAAAGAAGCATAGATaagcacatacagtgccttctgaattGATTCACTTCCCTtaatttttttcacattttgttgttcgAGCCTGAATTTAAAGTGGATTGCATTGTTTTGTGTCACTGgtatacatacaataccccataatgtcaaagtgttaTGTTCTGTTTTTCACAACTTCTACAAATCCATTTAATAATGAAAAGCTGaagtgtcttgagtcaataagtattcaactcctttgttatgacaagcctaaataagttcaggagtaaaaatgtgcttaacaagtcacacgttgcatggactcactctgtgtgcaacatgtgtttttacattcattttgaatgactgcctcatctctgtaccccacacatacaatcagtaagttccctcagtcgagcagtgaatttcaaacaccgattcaaccacaaagaccagggaggttttcaatgcctcgcaaagaagggcacctattggtagatgggtcaacagacattgtaatattgtaatatcccttttgagcctggtgaagttattaattacactttggatggtgtatcaatatatccagtaactacaaagatacagggatttcactgaggccaatggtgactttaaaacagttacacagTTCTCTCCTATCACATCCATTACACTGAGGAtggctcaacaacattgtagttactccacaatactaacaatGGAGTTGTACTTGCTTAAGGACTAAGTAACACATGCATAACCTATACATggtgttgcttaccaagatgacattgaatgtccctgagtggtctagttagttttgacttaaatcagctagAAAATCTTTGTCaagacaacaaaatgtagaataagtcaaggggtatgaacttTCTGACGGCACTTTACATTAGCATATATAAACACCTATACCTTAATTAAGAGCACCTGAGTTGCCATATTCATATTTACTCCAAATGTGTACTTGCATAAGGACTTCATAACACATGCATAACCATGTCCTTCTCCCTCaccgccccctctctcccctccctcagttTGAGTCGTGTGGGCCTGGTGCTCCTCTGCCTCCAGTACCTGTCTGAGATGGGCTTCCACATCGCAAGGATGTTCTACTTCACTGATGAGAGCCACCAAAAAATGTGAGTTCATACTTCCAACTCAGTGTCCTTGTGCTTAGTGTCCGTCCTGAGGTTGGGGGGTTTGATCCCTGGTTgagtcataccaaagactgtaAAAATGTTGCCCGATGCCTCTCTACTTGGCACTCAGATGTATTTGTGCTAATGGCCTGTGATTGACTATCGTCCTGTCCATTATGCTGCTTCACGTTACAGAATAAGAGCGCGCAGGAGCCTATGGCTACTTACTTTTACTTCCAACTCCAAAACAACATGATGCGGGGTCTACCTGTTAATGAAGTGCTATTCATATTTGAATGTGATatactgttgaagtcggaagttgacatacacatgaatcaaataaatttaaactcagtttttcaccatttctgacatttaatcctagtacaaattccctgttttaggtcagttaggatcaccactttattttaagaatgtgaaatggcagaataatagtagagagaatgatttatttcagcttttattttgttcatcacatttccagtgggtcagaactttacatacactcaattagtattttgtagcattgccttttaaaatgtttaacttgggtcaaaagttttgggtagccttgcacaagcttcccacaataagttgggtaaattttgtaggcctccttgctctcacacacttctccagttctgcccacaaattgtctatgggatttaggtcagggctttgtgatggtcactccaataccttgactttgttgtccttaagccgttttgccacaactttggaagtatgcttggggtcattgtccatttggaagacccatttgcgaccaagctttaacttcctgactgatgtcttgagatgttgcttcaatatatccacatcattttctttcctcatgatgccatctattttgtgaagtgcaccagtccctcctgcagcaaagcacccccacaacatgatgctgccacccccgtgcttcacggttgggatgattttctttggcttgcaagcctcccccttttccctccaaacataacgatggtcattatggccaaacagttatatttttgtttcatcagaccagaggacatttctccaaaaagtacgatctttgtccccatgtgcagttgcaaaccgtagtcagtggcttcttccttgctgagctccctttcaggttatgtcgatatagaacttgtttttctgtggatacagatacttttgtacctgtttcctccagcatcttcacagggtcctttgctgttgttctgggaataatttgcacttttcgcaccaaagtacgttcatctctaggagacagaatgcgtctccttcctgagcggtatgacggctgcatggtcccatggtgtttatacttgcatactattgtttgtacagatgaacgtggtaccttcatgcatttggaaattgctcccaagtattaaccagacttgtggaggtctacaatttattttccgAGGTTTTGGCTTattttagattttcccatgatgtcaaagcataggtacacctccaattgacacaaattatgtcaattagcctatcggaagcttctaaagccatgtcatcattttctggaattttccaaactgtttaaaggcacagtcatcttactgtatgtacacttctgacccactggaattgtgattaagtgaaataatctgtctgtaaacaattgttggaaaaatgacttgtgtcatgcacgaagtagatgtcctaaccgaattgccaaaactacagtttgttaacaagacatttgtggagtggttgaaaaactagttttaatgactccaaccttagtgtatgtCCACCTCCGACTTCATCTGTATAAACAGCACTTCATTAAAGCTAAACTATGCAATGTGACATCACCAGACACAGTGGGGTGACTTCCTGAAATACTACCTGCCAAGACTCTCACTATTGGTTCTTCCCAATATATCTACATTCTTGGCAAATCTCAATTTTGTTGTTTTCTAAAAATGCTGTGAATCTCCCTGATGTGTATAATGACATCTTATTGCTGACTCTACCTTTTAATGCAATCAATCCTAGCATAATCACAATCCACTTATGTCATGTActggtgtgtctgtgtccagGTTTGACGTGTGGGCGGTGTGCTTTGTGTTCACGCGGATGGTGACCCTTACCCTTATGTTCCTGGCTGTGGGCTTTGGGTTGGCCCGCGCTGAAAACCAGGGACTGGACTGGGACTTGGGCAACTTTAACACTGTGCTGATACGGTAAGAGATTTTTGATGGCTTGAACAGCGTACTTATGTctaatgtacacacacacccacacacacaccctaaccctctctctatcatccctctGTATAGGATGACTGTGCTGTTGCTGGTGTGTCTGACCCAGTCCTGGCTCCTGTGGAAGTTTATCCGTTTCCAGCTGAGGCGGTGGCGAGAGTTCAGACACGAACAAGCCTCTAGGAAGAGGGCCGTTGCCAAGCAAACTCCCCGACCTCTTAAGAGAGACTCCCGTGAGTGTACACACACTTTAGAATGAGTTTATAGCACCTCTTACGCCATTGTTCAAGATCAGTAGGGGATTTATAACAGTTTTCAAGTTAGAAGATGGTCAATGGTAAGAGTTGAAGCCATTCAATTGCAGCAACAATAACATGTTAATGTGTgtatgccctcctccctccctccctcttacaGTTGGCCACCATGAAAATGGCGTGATCAAAGCCGAGAATGGAGCCTCTCCTCGGCCCAAGAAGATCAAGGCCCCCTAATGGCTCTACCCGGAATGGCTGCCCTAACAGTGGCCCTGATTTATATGGCTTATCAATCAGAGGAACAGGAAACTGGTCCCACACGGTTCATCCTCTTCCTGTTTTGCGTGTTCCAAAGGTGATGCGGGGCCTGGGTCTGTCGCTATGGACACAACACGGCTTTAAAAATGCTGGATGAAAATCCAAAACCAAACCCCCCCATGAGCCCTGAACAGAcatttactctctctctactctaatATCAGTATTTTTTTTATACACCCACACCGCCTGCTATGGCCACTCTGTTTTTGGAGCTCCCTTTGTATACAGAACGATGAATATGTTGTTTGTTTGGCACACTGTATGTGTCATATTGAATGTGATGCCTCATGCGTTAAGTACTATACTGGTGTGGTGTTTGTCGAAATGTCACCGCAGCTGATTTTGAGCTCTGTTGTCGCCGTTGAATGAGCAGGCTTCGCTTTTTGTTTTTAACattggtcatattcattaggcaccaaatggaatgAAACATTGAGGCACTatctggacttgtccaataagaaacgcacATTTTCGGTTTCCGTTGATAAATGTTTTAATGTTTCGGGCCCTAATAAATACGACCCTGGTAATGTGGCGCAGGAAGGATGTTGCTGATACTACGATGGCCCTAGAGGGACATCCAAATGTGCTGGCTTTGATGCTACCCAGTCAGTGATGGGTAGTGTGTAGAATGGGCGGGACAAGGTTGATATTGGACCAATCATGGGGCTCTGGTTACTCCTTTGCCCTTTCTTCTTGGTCATGGTCGGTGTTACTCGGACCGCGTTGTGCTCATGCTGTGGTCACTTGACACAAACCATGCCCATCCTGATGACCATGTATGTTGGATAATACCGCATGCCATTCCCATTGTTTTTGTTAAAGAGGTATCTATTATTACTTAATTAAATAATGCATTTTTCTCAATTGTGATGGTCTGGACTGttattttgttttttacattAATTGAATCTTTCAACCATAAAACTGATGTGTGGTACACTACACACTAAAATATTAAAATAACTGATAATTTGCAATTGCCATGATGCAAATCTGTTTTGTGTGGCTGTCAAATCCTTGCAACCTCCTTCCTTGCTTCCTCAATTTGTCTGATagctcattggaggaggaggtctgatgGGGGAGCTGGACAGGTGAGGGACAgttcatatatttttttaccttaatTTATTTCATGTGGTTAGTGATTCattatcttcagaaatgactttgtcaaagcaacaaggGTCTACTTACCTTGGTTCATAGTCtgagggaaggtagtaaggatGTTCTGTTATGGAGAAAATGTGTAGGGGAGTAATATGTTTTATGACATCAAGAAGAGGGTTCCACTCTGATGTCATCTGAAGAAAGAAGGGAGAGGAATGAGTATACTGTTGGAGGAGTCTGCTTTATAtgcatgcacccacacacactcatctgACAAAATAATCCCAAATCAAGTAATCCAGGTTAATGTGTCACTCTGGCAACAGCTGTTGAAATGTAGGCCCTTACCTGACTGAGGGAGGGCCAGCGTGGCTCCCTGCTCGCTGGTCAGCCATCCATAGGCCGAGCCTCTGCCTCAGGGAGGTCATGGTGTGAGAGGGGATCTGGTCTGAGATGGATTCCAGGTACTTTAGCATGTAGTGGTCAGCACAAAGCGGTATCTGAAAactgaggaagagagacgaagacaAGGGGTCATAAGAGTTGGCTACCAATGTGGGTGGTTGTACTATGGGTAAAAATCTTAGATGAGACACTTGTGAACTGAGGCAACAGGGTTTATGGAAGAATATCACTGTTCTCTGTTTCACTCAATCTGAGAAATACATCTGTTAATGGTTGGAAGAAGGTTCTGTTCCAAATGGGCTGAAATGTCAATGAGACAAGAATTagacctggtcccagatctgccaCGTCAAtggccataggagttggcaagacaaacagatctgggactaggctaacatgctgaccacactggTCACGTCGCGTgcacgagcgttgcaaaataaatgtacaatcattgcacccacacttcTTGCGCGTGCCAACGAGCATCTGCGTTGctaggcgctaaaatagaagttAATTATATTTGTAACACCGAAcacactgcaagtcctgcctctcccatcaaCTCATTGGTTTTTAGAAGCATATACCCACATGCCATattctcattggtttttaggaagatatacccacgtgggtgattgaaagatgaactggcagacatatcagtgtggatgacggatcaccacctcaagctgaacctcggcaagacggagctgctcttcctcccggggaaggactgcccgttccatgatctcgccatcacggttgacaactccatcgtgtcctcctcccagagcgctaagaaccttggcgtgatcctggacaacaccctgtcgttctcaactaacatcaaggcggtggcccgttcctgtaggttcatgctctacaacatccgcagagtacgaccctgcctcacacaggaagcggcgcaggtcctaatccaggcacttgtcatctcccgtctggattactgcaactcgctgttggctgggctccctgcctgtgccattaaacccctacaactcatccagaacgccgcagcccgtctggtgttcaaccttcccaagttctctcacgtcaccccgctcctccgctctctccactggcttccagttgaagctcgcatccgctacaagaccatggtgcttgcctacggagctgtgaggggaacggcacctcagtacctccaggctctgatcaggccctacacccaaacaagggcactgcgttcatccacctctggcctgctcgcctccctaccactgaggaagtacagttcccgctcagcccagtcaaaactgttcgctgctctggccccccaatggtggaacaaactccctcacgacgccaggacagcggagtcaatcaccaccttccggagacacctgaaaccccacctctttaaggaatacctaggataggataaagtaatccttctcaccccccttaaaatatttagatgcactattgtaaagtggctgttccactggatgtcataaggtgaaagcaccaatttgtaagtcgctctggataagagcgtctgctaaatgacttaaatgtaaatgtaaactgagGTTGGTTGTGGTAATGCACCTTTATTGCCAATCGCCATATCAAGAAAaagaagcctggaaggaggagagatgactagaaatgattcgtttgaccattttatgtgtggaGTATGTCTGACTAGAGGACCtcgtgcatttcaggtaaaataacaactcaatgtttatatcccaggacaaattagctagcaacagcaagctagctagctaaataggacaaattagccagcaactgcaagctagctagataaattgccataaatgtttaatgcttttcgacctgtccccaaattaatataaagttgaagtcggaagtttacatacatctttgccaaatgcatttaaactcagattttcacatttcctgacatttaatccttgtaaagattccctgtccctgtgaaatgtcagaacaatagtagagggaattatttatttcagcttttattttgttcatcacattcccagtgggtcagaagtttacatgcactcaattagtatttggtagcattgcctttacattgtttaacttgggtcaaatgttttgggtagccttccacaagcttcccacaataaattgggtgaattttggcccattcctcttgacagagctggtgtaatcgagtcaggtttgtaggcctacttattttccaccataatttgcaaataaattaatttaaaatcctacaatgtgattttctggatttttttcttctcaatttgtcagtcatagttgaagtgaacctatgatgaaaattacaggcctcatctttttaagtgggagaacttgcacaattggtggctgactaaatacttttttgccccactgtaattctCCTTCCTCatgagccatctattttgtgaagagcaccagtccctcctgcagcaaagcacccccacaacatgatgctgccacccccgtgcttcactgtttggatggtgttcttcggcttgcaagcctccctgtttttcctccaaacataatggtcattatggccaaacagttctatttttgtttcatcagatcagaggacatttctccaaaagtacaatctttgtccccatgtgcagttgcaatctGTAGTCTGGCTTGTTattgtggttttggagcagtggcttcttccttgctgagcggcctttcaggttatgtctatataggacttgttttactgtggatatagatacttttgtacccgtttcatccagcatcttcacaaggtcctttgctgttgttctgggattgatttgcactttaacgcaccgaagtacgttcatcgctaggagacagaatgcgtcttcttcctgagcggtatgacggctgcgtggtcccatggtgtttatacttgcgtactattgtttgtacagatgaacgtggtaccttcaggcatttggaaattgctcccaaggatgaaccagacttgtggaggtttacaatttttttcctgaggtcttggctgatttcttttgattttcccatgatgtcaagcaatgtGTGACTtagtttgaaggcaggccttgaaatacatccactagtaaacctccaattgactcaaattatgtcaattagcctatcagaaacgtCTAAATCCATgacacaattttctggaattttccaagctgtttaaaggcacagtcaacttagtgtatgtaaacttctgactcactggaattgtgatacattgaattataagtgaaataatctgtctgtaaaaaattgttggaaaaatgacttgtgtcatgcacaaagtagatgtcctaaccgacttgtcaaaactatagtttgttaacaagaaatttgtggagtggttgaaaaatgagttttgatgactgcaacctaagtgtatgtcaacttccgacttcaactgtataattcCAACAGCtttttgttagtagagtatttaattgccttaaaatacagttcaatttctttttgtaagGTAAGAAAATGTGGTGTTTTGTTTTTACATCTGTGAATAttaaatttggccaaaagaatacgGTAATGAAATAAATTACATAAAATTGTTTCAGATTATTTCTATTGTAGGTAAACCatccaagcagtacatctctccacaatagtgtaacaTTTTCATAAATGCGTTAaattataaatctactgatgtcttgccacagttttctgaCTTTAAtacaatgtttaaaaaaatgcaaCACCGTTTCTGGGTAGTCATTACAAAAGGTACAATTTGACTTTATGTTtttcttaaacttcttcatataatggttggcaggataatatttattaATACTTTTAatggaaacttccttaattttgttaacaagtaggtatgtgtgtggcatcatccaaactttttccaacagatattatc is a genomic window containing:
- the LOC115139565 gene encoding translocating chain-associated membrane protein 2-like, which gives rise to MAFRRRNKSYPFFSQEFLIQNHADIVFSLVIFILIGLMFEATAKTAILFIQPQYNISTQSPEGDVTLYQYGWRDWATILFYFFITIILHAVVQEYILDKVNRRLHLSKSKNTKFNESGQLCVFHLVSSVWSFYILITEGYLFHPSSLWENYPHVHLRFQVKFFYLTQLAYWLHALPELYFQKVRKEEIPRQLQYICLYLLHVSAAYLLNLSRVGLVLLCLQYLSEMGFHIARMFYFTDESHQKMFDVWAVCFVFTRMVTLTLMFLAVGFGLARAENQGLDWDLGNFNTVLIRMTVLLLVCLTQSWLLWKFIRFQLRRWREFRHEQASRKRAVAKQTPRPLKRDSLGHHENGVIKAENGASPRPKKIKAP